The DNA window AAAGCCGTCGCGTAGGTTCTCAGGAGAGAACCAGCCGACAAGCTTTCCTCGTGGCCTTTGCTCGACAACGTGGGGGATTTCTCGTCTCTCGAAAGCAAATTTGGCATAGGTAGGTCTCGAACTCATGGGGACCATCACGCACCCCGCGTAATACTCAGAAAGGGCAAGCACGATTCGCGCAGCGGCAAGAAGCAGGCGCCGTCTATCGTCATATGCAACGCTCAGTGCAATCAAAGAACTTTCAACCGCCAACGCATCGTCAGCATTAGAGTAATTATGACTAGACAAGATCCCTATTACTTTAGCCTCGATCGCGCCGTAATGCGCATCAAAGTTTTTCTTCCCTATTCCGTCACGAACAAATTTGCGAATTATGGCGACTTGCCACATCAAGGCATCCTGGTACGTCAGTGTAGAAATTCGCTTTTCGTTAGCATCATGAACTCTGAAATTATCCAAGAGTCTTCCGCGCCCCTGGAGAACGAGAGGAAGGACAAGATACTCACGAAAATCGTCGTAGTTGTTATTGGCAACTTTTAAGTGCGCATTATCTTCCTGTCCGACCGTAGGCGAACGGTGTGATTGCTGCGCCGCACCAGAGCTAGGTAGTAACACTGTCAGGGATGTGTTGATTGTTACCGACCGAACATGCTGTTCCACGGATTCAGATATGCGCTCGATTCGGCCTGATTGTGGATCGACCATTTGAAGGAAAGTGCTCGCTTGTAGCTCAGAAATGTCCAGCTTGGCAACACCATCAAGGAATTCCCGGTTTGCAACAAATGGTGGAAGCCCTCGATGGTCAGCACGTGTTCGCATATAGGAGTCAATCGACCCACGGAAGTATTTTATCCAGAATACAAGAGAAATGCCTGCGAGTAGTACGGAGAGAAATATCGATATCAGCAGACCAAAGTCGACAAACGCCACCACGATGCACGACGCGATCGCGAATACCCATGACACTGTTGCCAGCTTGATTCGACCGCCAAGACTGACTTCCGGGCGATCCCCACTCATCGTGTAACCGCTCGACGAGCGACGCTCACAGTCATTGGGCACACGAATGTCAGGTGCTCAACCGGTGGCAAGGACTGCGGCATACATGTCATCGACCGATGGTACGGACGGTCAATTACCGTGTCGATCACCCGTTTGAATGAATGAGCACAGCCCGAAGCACCGACATCAACGTCGACCAGGCGCTCCCAAGCTTGGGAGGAATTGCCACGCTCGTCCGAGGTCACCACTGCCGTCCCGGCAAGCGATCCGAAGCAGGCTCAAGATTCCCACTCAGCCCGCAGTCTGACGAGGTACGATCCTCTTTCGAACACATACAGCTTGAGTTTAGTCCGGAAGGGAAACATGCCGACGATATCGATCATAAATTATAAGGGTGGCGTCGGCAAGACAACTCTTACTGCGAATATTGCTGCAGAACTAGCACAGCGAGGAATGAAAGTACTAGCTATCGATCTAGACGCCCAAGCTAGTTTAACGTTTTCGTTTGTGCAACCTGACTACTGGTCCAGCAAGCTTCAGCATGATAAAACGATCAAGCAGTGGTTCGACGCTTTCGGTGAAGATAGCAGCGCCCCGATCGACCTCGAATCGCTCATCCTGAAGCCTACCGCTGTGAACGCACGACTTCCGAAGAATGGCGGTGTTCTCCATTTTATTGCATCCCACCTCGGTTTGATTAATGTTGACCTAGAACTGGCAACGGAACTAAACGCATCGAATCTAGCTCAGGCTAAGCGTAAGTATCTCAAAGTTCATCGCAGGCTCATTGAAGGTCTAGCGCGACCGGCGTTTGCCGACTACGATGTAATTTTGATCGACTGCCCGCCAAACTTTAACATTGTGACTAAAACCGCGATAATAGCGAGCGATCAGATTCTCGTACCGTCCAAAGCCGACTACCTTTCGACGCTCGGTACCGACTATCTCGTGGGAAGCCTCCGTCAACTCGTCAGAGAACACAATGAATACCTCGACCAAGAGAACGCGGACCTGGCCATTGACCCGGCCATACTGGGTGTGATCTTCACGATGGTGCAGTTCTATGGTGAACAGCCCATTTCTGCGCAACGTCCGTTCATAGCGCAGACAGAGAAGTTGGGATTGTATGTTTTTGATTCATACTTCCGCGACACCAAAACAAAACTTGCGAATGCCGCTGCAGACAATGTGCCGCTTATTCTAGACGGATATGCGAGTACCGAAGAAGTTATCGACGAACTACGCCGATTGGTCGACGAGGTAGTCACGCGGGCGGGACTTTAGACATGGCACGAAGTGCAGAGCGGACGCTCATCGATCTCGTGGCAACATTCTTAAAGAAGCTGACTGACAGTGACATTAAGGCACTGCTCGACGGACGGGCTCGCCTCGCAGTAGACTATACTGTACCTTCCAAGGAAGGAACCGACCTCGGCAATGCTGATACCGATGTGGCGATTAGGCTAGCCAAAATCGCATCCACCTTGCAATCAGCATTGTCGCGCGATGAGGCAAGCGACATACTTTCTAGTTCGAATCTTCGTGCCGCGGATCTACGAAAGTTGATGCGCATTTTGGATCTCCCGGTTTCCAGAACTGATACAGTGGATAAACTACACTACAAACTGATCGATTCCACCGTGGGTTTTAAACTCCGGTCAGATGCTGTCCGAGGAAATTCTGAACGAAATAGGATTCAGGCCAACGACGACTAGTAATTCGCGGCCAAGAATTTCCACCCACCTTCTGGGGCTGATGCAGAATATATCCCCGCGATCTAGTCGCATTATTGAAGGTTGTCCAAATGGAGCCACGCCCGAAGAGCTGATTTCTTCAGCCTATGGAACATGTGCAGAATAAATTGCGATCCGCTCAAATCTAGCGAGCCAATTGCGCAATATACTGATAGACCAAAGGGATGATCAATTCGATCGGAAAGCAGGTTGTTTCACGACAGTCCACACCAGCTTAGCAACGTGGTCGATGTTGCCCGAGCCTACAATTGCCTGTCCCCCGGGCCAGTCTAGTGCCGCGCTACTGCAAGTAGGTACGACCTCGGCAGGGCCAATTACGAACGACTAAGCATCGGCGGCGATGCCTGCTCTCGCTTCAACGAGATAGGAAGATGCCTGGTGATACCCGTCGCGTCCGACGTACGCGCCGACGGGACTCCACTTACACTCAAGCATCAACGCACGCTTGCCTGGCACGCACAGCATTACGTCCGCATCGATGGACTTTTGAGTGACGTTGATTCCTGCGGTGGATTCCCGATACGGAGAAGTGGCACTGTAGTGCTTTGAAGACAGGCTGCCACTCGACATTGCATTCCCGACCATGCCGGTCGAAGTAGCCGACGAGGTTGCACACAAGACCAGCTGACAGAAGGTCAGCAGCACCGGTTGGTGACTCGGATGCCAGTCATTCATGGCCCAACTCGCTTAGTCGAGAGCTTCCACGATCATGCGAAGAGTCGCCCCGAGAGACTTCGCCACGTAGCGCAACTCTACGACGTCGAGCCGTCGCTCCCCCGACTCGTACTTGCTGACGAAGGACTGCGGCTCGCCGAGACGTTTCGCGACCTCAACCTGTGTCAGCCCAGCATCGAGCCGCAGCTGGCGGAGTAGGGCGCAGAGCTGCTGGTACTCGGCCGAGTAGATCGACTTTTCCACCGGACAAGCGCACCTTGCGGGATCGAATATCCCAATTTAGGATATTGCTTCCAGCGGCGCTCCGTCCGGTCGATGGGTACTGCAAGAGAAGGGGAGGTGCACTCATGAGCGGAGGAAACTTCAGCGGCGGCAACTGATCCAACTGCTAGGCGAGGGCAGGGCGCTCCAGAGTTCGTACCAAGTTTCATCACGAACTCTGTTGTCGCTCTGCCTTTTTCGTATACTCAAACGCGATCATGCTTGCTATAATGCAGGCAGTACATGCGCGATCCTCATCAACGACTCGTCAACCTCAAGCTCCTGTTCGGCGCATTCGCGCTGGCGGTTTTCGGTGTCGCGTTGATGGTCCTCGACAGCTACTTGGCCGGCCAATCCGGCCTCGGGCTACTCGCACTCTTCCCGCTCAGCGAGATCGGCGGCACGCTCCTGGTGGCTGGGATCATCGGCATTGCACTGGATCGGTGGATTGACGGCGACCGTGGGGCAGTGCTGGAGAAGTTGATCGAGAAGGTCATGCTCCGCGTCATGGCACGCCTGGCGCCAACGCTGCGCGATTCTGTGATCCAGGCGTTCGCCGACAACATCGACAACCTCTCGGTCATCGCCACCGACGAGTTCCTCGACCAACTCGCTCGAAACGCGCTGACCTTGCGTCTGGGCGACCGGGACTTCGCCGAAGACATCTACGCCGATGTCCGTGATCAAGCGATTCTCGGGTCAACCGAGCGGTGGCGTGACACCACCATCAGCATGAACTTGTCACCTCTACCTATGGACACAGGGCATGGAGCGTCGTCTCAACCTCCGCTCTTCGTGCTGACTGCTCGCCATGAGTACACCGTCGTTCCCGCTCACGCGATCCGTCGCTTCTCAGCAGTCTCCGACGAGAAGCACTACGAAGAACTGCTCGACGATTCGACATCGACGTCGATCTGGCACATCAACCCGAAGATCGGCCTCGACGCCGGGAGTCGAGAGGCATTCGAGCTTGTGCAGTTCAGCATCAACGGCGAGGAGCGCTCGATCCGTCGCACCGGAAAGACGGGGAGTCAGACGTACTCAGTGAACCTGGGTCCTGATGCAGTTCGAGACCAGGCGCCAGTCACCATCGCGTACACCTATCGCACCGTCGTCCGTCAGTACGGGCACATGCTGCACGTCGAGACGGAACAACCAACTAAGGGTCTCGACGTGACGCTGGAGTACGGCGACTGCGGAATCGCGGAGATGCGCCTGATCCCGTTCATCTCCAGCAGCAAGAAGGTACGCAACTACCGCATGCCGGATTCCGTGCCTGAGCAGAGCGTAGGCATCGGATTCGACGGGTGGTGCACGAAGGGGCAGGGAGTTGTAGCTGTATGGGTTTTGGCGTCCGAAGTAGACATTCGCTAACAGATTCCGTCGGACGGGTATACAGCGCTATAGCTACCCATGAAATATAGTGCCCCTTTTCCAACCATCGATACGGATTTAAACGCGTTCAGATCAGTTCTGCCCAAGATTTTCAATATGCACGCCAATAGAGGTTGTGTTATATGTTTCGTTGAATCCAAACGGCCTTGCCACCCCGACAAACGTCAGCCGATAGTTTCCAAACCTACCGAACTGCACATGCCGATCTAGTTTAACAGTGAATAGTGCGAACGACACAGTCTTTGGCGCGTACGCTCCGACATTGATTCCACCCCTTGCGATATTATCACTACCAGCATCGATACCGTTCGGGTGGTTGGCGTTTAGAATGATTGTTGATGATTGCACATACGTCACATAGCTTGGCAGGTTTGCCGCAATCACCATATCGACCATGGTCTCGACACTGAGGTTCTCCGCTCTGATCAAGATCTGAAGGAGGTCCTCGGGCCCTGCGTCGATATGTAAGTTCCAGTCGGCCTTAGGATCAGCCTGCGCCACGCGGACAAAGGTGTTCACCTTGACTGCTATTGCCGCTATGACAAGGTGCAAATACAAGACACCGTCAACGACAGTTTCGCGACCCACATTCGCGACAACGAGCCCGTGCCGCCGCAACGCCTGCTCTGCATCGTGAATCCGAAGATTCTGCCGTGGGTCTTCCTCATGGCTTCGCCACTCGAAATGCTTTACCCGAAGACCTGCCGGATCCCCCTTAAGTTGAAGTTCCAGTTCGTGGACGGCCAGCTCTCGCGAGCCAGCGCGAAGGGAGAGTCGTAGGCCCGATAGCACGTCGCCGTCAGCAGTAGCCTCAACGTTGTAGTCAATGAAAAGGCGGACTGGACCAAGATTCTCCGAATTGGCCTGCACGCGATACCTTATCGAGATCTGAGCCATCTTGGGTGACGATTTTAAGAGCTGGCCTGCGACTTCGCACTCAGCGGGTGGGTTGGCTGCCAGCAACCGCTCTTGCCGTACCTCATCCTGGGACTCGCGTATAAGACGACCCAGAGCGGACTGGGCGAGCTTTTCGTCCTTGTGACGTATATTCCCCAAAGCAACAAGACGATCCTGCGTCACACGCGCATACTTTTCAGACCTTACTTGGTGATGAAAATTCACCGCTGCAAAATCCCATTGCTCAAGAAGATCTTGGCATTGCCTTTGACGCACCCTAAATGGGACATTCTCATTACTATCTGCACCAAAGAACGTGTACGAGAGTAGTCTCAGCTGGTCATCCGTGAATCGCGAGGTCTTTACCAACCCGATATCACTTGACAAGTCAACCATGAGTGCTTTTCGGACCGTGAGACATGCGACATGCGCTTCATCTTGTTCCGGCAAGTCGAAGTCCCTCAAAAACCCCAGAATACCCTCGCACTGAGCAACCGTCTCTGGATTCAAACTATTGTCATTCTTGCTTTTGACGAAAGTTTTTAAATCTTCGAGCAGACGCGATTCTATACCACCGCGCCCGAGCGTACTGTTGGCCATCACGGTCGAATTCTACAATGCTAAGAATGCTATTGCAATTTTAGCTAGAATATGTTTATATAGTAAAGGCGCAACCTACTATCCGAAGTAGGTGCAAGCATGAACTTTACCAGTGAGTATTTCAATTCCCGAGATTTCGATCAGAACGAGCAGACAGTCGAGTTCACCGAACTTATTGTCGGCTACCGTGATCTGTTTCTCGCATGGACCCGTCGTTATTCACACGACTTTCACGGGCGCCTTCCGAATTCAGCCGGATTGTCTGGGTACTACTTGGAGTGGTGCCTGGATCTGAAGGCACAGTCGAAGCTATCGGGCACTGGGGAGCCGCTGCGAACAGTGGTCGCTCTCCGAGCAGAAATTCTGCTTGCCGCGATCGATCTCATCCTGCGAAAGCCTGAGGTGTTCGATCACGAGCGGGACATTGAGTGGTTGGCAGGAAACAATCCCACGATTCCACGCCCATTACGAAGCA is part of the Rhodococcus sovatensis genome and encodes:
- a CDS encoding ParA family protein: MPTISIINYKGGVGKTTLTANIAAELAQRGMKVLAIDLDAQASLTFSFVQPDYWSSKLQHDKTIKQWFDAFGEDSSAPIDLESLILKPTAVNARLPKNGGVLHFIASHLGLINVDLELATELNASNLAQAKRKYLKVHRRLIEGLARPAFADYDVILIDCPPNFNIVTKTAIIASDQILVPSKADYLSTLGTDYLVGSLRQLVREHNEYLDQENADLAIDPAILGVIFTMVQFYGEQPISAQRPFIAQTEKLGLYVFDSYFRDTKTKLANAAADNVPLILDGYASTEEVIDELRRLVDEVVTRAGL
- a CDS encoding helix-turn-helix transcriptional regulator — translated: MEKSIYSAEYQQLCALLRQLRLDAGLTQVEVAKRLGEPQSFVSKYESGERRLDVVELRYVAKSLGATLRMIVEALD